In Blastocatellia bacterium, the DNA window AACCACTACGCCGTCATAGTCGCCCGCCGGTGAGGCTATACATGAGCAGCGCCAGCACAATCAGCGTCACCAGCACATACGTGCGATCACGCTGGAGCGCGAACGCGAAAACGGAGAGCGCCACACGCGCCACGGGCGTTGCGATCAGCAGCAACAGACCAAACTGGATCAAACCCTGCGGCCGCCGTGAAAACGCATCTCCCGCAATCCCGGACAGGCTCCGCAAGTCCGACGGCTCGCCGTGGAACACTCGATAATTGGGCATCGTCGTGCCGGAATGGATTAAATACAAGATCCCACCCACCAACACCACAACGGCAGCGGCCATGACGCCGATTCTTAAGAGATTGCCGACGATCTGCTCAATCTGCTCATCCGTCCAATTGTGCTTCAAGTGCATCATCTCAGAGCCTTCCCGTCAATCCGTTATAAATC includes these proteins:
- a CDS encoding DUF1634 domain-containing protein, with translation MMHLKHNWTDEQIEQIVGNLLRIGVMAAAVVVLVGGILYLIHSGTTMPNYRVFHGEPSDLRSLSGIAGDAFSRRPQGLIQFGLLLLIATPVARVALSVFAFALQRDRTYVLVTLIVLALLMYSLTGGRL